A section of the Clostridium felsineum DSM 794 genome encodes:
- a CDS encoding LacI family DNA-binding transcriptional regulator — translation MKTIMQDIAKLAGVSPGTVSNALNNRKGVGQETKAKIIKIAEELGYFSTRRKSEEKVIRLIIFKKHGYVVSDTQFFTSLIGACEDQCRQNGYELLISQVIDGEHSKDDITSIIDQRKVDGVLLLATEMDEMDFEKFNNLDIPMVVLDNYFDNKSNDYILINNITGAFRATKYLIENCHKRIGMLGSSIDINNFKHRKMGFEKAINESGILLKKEDNILLEPTLNGSYLDMKKYLEVHNKKDLPTAFFAFNDIIALGAIKAIIEHGIKIPEDVSIIGFDDIEISSVISPSMTTIKVYTTEMGVLAVRRLINKIDEAERLVPIKIEIDTDLIERNSVVKL, via the coding sequence ATGAAAACTATTATGCAAGATATTGCAAAATTAGCTGGTGTATCTCCAGGAACTGTATCAAATGCTTTAAATAATAGAAAGGGAGTAGGACAAGAGACTAAAGCAAAAATTATTAAAATAGCTGAGGAATTGGGATATTTCAGTACAAGAAGAAAAAGCGAGGAAAAAGTAATTAGATTAATTATTTTTAAAAAACATGGCTATGTTGTTTCTGATACCCAATTTTTCACTTCTTTAATAGGGGCGTGTGAAGATCAGTGTAGGCAAAATGGATATGAATTATTAATATCCCAAGTGATTGATGGGGAGCATAGTAAAGATGATATTACTAGTATAATAGATCAAAGAAAAGTAGATGGAGTGTTACTTTTGGCAACAGAGATGGATGAAATGGATTTCGAAAAGTTTAATAATTTAGATATTCCTATGGTTGTTTTAGATAATTATTTTGATAATAAGAGCAACGATTATATATTGATTAATAACATAACAGGGGCTTTTAGGGCTACTAAATATTTGATAGAAAATTGTCATAAAAGAATTGGAATGCTGGGTAGTTCTATTGATATAAATAATTTCAAACATCGTAAAATGGGATTTGAGAAGGCTATTAATGAATCAGGAATATTACTAAAAAAGGAAGACAATATATTACTTGAGCCTACCTTAAATGGTTCGTATTTAGATATGAAAAAGTATTTAGAAGTACATAACAAAAAAGACTTACCAACAGCTTTTTTTGCTTTTAATGATATTATAGCTTTAGGTGCGATTAAAGCTATAATAGAGCATGGAATTAAAATACCAGAGGATGTTTCTATAATCGGTTTTGATGATATTGAAATAAGTTCAGTAATTTCTCCAAGTATGACAACTATAAAGGTTTACACCACTGAAATGGGGGTGCTTGCAGTTAGAAGACTTATAAATAAAATAGATGAAGCTGAGAGATTAGTTCCTATAAAAATAGAAATTGATACAGATTTAATTGAAAGAAATAGTGTAGTAAAATTATAG
- a CDS encoding L-fucose/L-arabinose isomerase family protein, with protein MKEFKIKLGVASTRRSIFSKEDAIKYKDLTCEKLKKLDVDFVNIDDINEEGLLFLEEHVEKVVEKFKKEKVDAIFFPHCNFGSEDLVAKVASKMQLPVLLWGPRDDAPLSDGTRLRDTQCGLFATGKILRRFKIPFTYIPNSTLDSIAFKRGLKNFIAASNVVKELANLRILQISTRPSSFWTMMCNEGELLEKFGIQIYPISMTEFVAKVKKVKVDEKEKVQETITYMKKVLDITVSDDIVENVAALKVAYSELTSEFGCSAVAIQCWTALQDELKIMPCMANALLTDEGIPVVCETDIHGAVTSVIAQAAAMGQTAPFFADWTVAHPTNKNGELLQHCGCFPISLTKKNEKAKISVPFALESGCTGASFAEIEGGDISLLRFDGDNGEYSILLGGAKGVEGPYIQGAYLWVEVENLSRLEDKLVTGPYVHHCTGIHKDILPVVYEACKYIPHLNPDFYDDVEEKVKAWLRGE; from the coding sequence ATGAAAGAATTTAAAATAAAATTAGGAGTAGCATCAACACGTAGATCTATATTTAGTAAAGAAGATGCTATAAAATATAAAGACTTAACTTGTGAAAAATTAAAAAAATTAGATGTGGATTTTGTAAATATAGATGATATAAATGAAGAAGGCTTATTGTTTTTGGAGGAACATGTGGAGAAAGTAGTAGAAAAGTTTAAAAAAGAAAAGGTAGATGCTATATTCTTTCCACATTGTAATTTTGGATCGGAAGATTTAGTAGCAAAGGTTGCTTCAAAAATGCAATTACCAGTATTATTATGGGGACCTCGTGATGATGCACCACTATCTGATGGGACAAGACTTAGGGATACTCAATGTGGACTTTTTGCCACAGGAAAAATATTAAGACGTTTTAAAATACCATTTACATATATTCCTAATTCTACCTTGGATAGTATAGCATTTAAAAGAGGATTAAAAAACTTTATTGCTGCTAGTAATGTTGTTAAAGAGCTAGCAAATTTAAGAATTCTTCAAATCTCAACCCGCCCATCATCATTCTGGACTATGATGTGTAATGAGGGAGAATTATTAGAGAAATTCGGGATACAAATTTATCCAATATCAATGACGGAATTTGTAGCTAAGGTTAAAAAGGTTAAAGTAGATGAAAAAGAAAAAGTTCAAGAAACGATAACATATATGAAAAAAGTGTTAGACATAACTGTTTCAGATGATATTGTTGAAAATGTTGCAGCGTTAAAGGTTGCCTATAGTGAATTGACTAGTGAATTTGGATGCAGTGCTGTAGCAATACAATGTTGGACAGCACTTCAGGATGAACTTAAAATAATGCCATGCATGGCAAACGCATTATTAACAGATGAAGGAATTCCAGTTGTATGCGAGACTGATATACATGGAGCTGTCACATCTGTAATAGCTCAAGCTGCAGCAATGGGACAAACAGCACCATTTTTTGCTGACTGGACTGTTGCTCATCCAACTAATAAAAATGGAGAACTACTTCAGCATTGTGGATGTTTTCCTATTTCATTGACTAAAAAAAATGAAAAAGCTAAAATCTCAGTTCCATTTGCACTTGAAAGTGGGTGTACAGGAGCTTCTTTTGCAGAAATTGAGGGTGGAGATATATCTCTTTTAAGATTTGATGGAGATAATGGAGAATATTCAATATTACTTGGAGGTGCAAAGGGAGTAGAAGGACCATACATACAAGGTGCGTATTTATGGGTTGAAGTTGAAAATTTATCAAGACTTGAAGATAAATTGGTTACAGGTCCATATGTTCATCACTGTACTGGTATTCATAAAGATATATTACCAGTTGTATATGAAGCGTGTAAATACATTCCTCATTTAAATCCTGATTTTTATGATGATGTTGAAGAGAAAGTTAAAGCTTGGCTTCGTGGAGAGTAA
- the rpsB gene encoding 30S ribosomal protein S2, whose protein sequence is MSVISMKQLLEAGVHFGHQTRRWNPKMAPYIFTERNGIYIIDLQKTVKKIDEAYNFIREVSEQGKDILFVGTKKQAQEAIAEESVRSGMHFVNNRWLGGMLTNFNTIKTRIAKLNGLKKMEEDGTFEVLPKKEVILLKSEEEKLVKNLGGIVNMSQSNIGALFVVDPRKEKNAISEAKILGIPVVAIVDTNCDPDEVDYVIPGNDDAIRAVRLITSKIADAIIEGRQGEQLAE, encoded by the coding sequence ATGTCAGTTATTTCAATGAAACAATTATTAGAAGCTGGTGTTCACTTCGGACATCAAACAAGAAGATGGAATCCAAAAATGGCTCCATACATATTTACAGAAAGAAATGGTATCTATATAATAGACCTTCAAAAAACTGTAAAAAAGATTGATGAAGCTTATAACTTCATAAGAGAAGTATCAGAACAAGGTAAGGATATACTTTTTGTAGGAACAAAAAAACAAGCACAAGAAGCAATTGCTGAAGAATCAGTAAGATCTGGAATGCATTTTGTTAACAATAGATGGTTAGGTGGTATGTTAACAAACTTCAATACAATAAAAACTAGAATTGCTAAATTAAATGGCTTGAAGAAAATGGAAGAAGACGGAACATTTGAAGTTTTACCTAAAAAAGAAGTTATTCTTTTAAAGAGTGAAGAAGAGAAACTTGTTAAAAATTTAGGCGGAATAGTAAATATGTCTCAATCTAATATAGGAGCTTTATTTGTAGTAGATCCAAGAAAAGAAAAGAATGCTATATCTGAAGCAAAAATATTGGGAATTCCTGTTGTTGCAATAGTTGATACAAATTGTGATCCTGATGAAGTTGATTATGTAATTCCTGGAAATGATGATGCTATAAGAGCAGTAAGACTTATAACTTCAAAAATTGCAGATGCAATAATTGAAGGAAGACAAGGCGAACAATTAGCTGAGTAG
- the codY gene encoding GTP-sensing pleiotropic transcriptional regulator CodY has translation MSILLNKTRKLNTILQKSGTEPVVFDDICNLLSEVLECNVYVVSRKGKILGNNFSSGFECDKLKKEIIPNKKFPDSYNLKLLECSETNANLKHTEFCTFYGDEKCEFEDKVSTIVPIIGNRERLGTLVLARFTKKFTDDDLVLAEYSATIVGLEILRSKNDEIETEARKKAVVQLAIGTLSYSELEAVEHIFNELDGTEGLLIASKIADKVGITRSVIVNALRKFESAGVIESRSLGMKGTHIKILNDKLLEGLQKIK, from the coding sequence ATGTCTATACTATTAAATAAAACACGTAAGCTAAATACAATACTCCAAAAATCGGGAACAGAACCAGTTGTCTTTGATGATATATGCAATTTATTAAGTGAAGTACTAGAATGTAATGTATATGTTGTAAGTAGAAAAGGGAAAATACTAGGTAATAATTTTTCAAGCGGATTTGAATGTGACAAGCTAAAGAAAGAAATAATTCCTAATAAGAAATTTCCTGATTCATATAATTTAAAACTTTTAGAGTGTTCAGAAACTAATGCTAATTTAAAACATACTGAATTTTGCACATTTTATGGTGATGAGAAATGTGAATTTGAAGACAAGGTATCAACTATAGTTCCAATTATAGGAAATAGAGAAAGATTGGGTACCTTAGTTTTAGCTAGGTTTACTAAAAAATTTACTGATGACGATTTAGTTTTAGCTGAATATAGTGCAACTATTGTGGGATTAGAAATATTAAGATCTAAAAATGATGAAATAGAAACAGAAGCTAGAAAAAAAGCAGTTGTTCAACTAGCTATAGGAACTTTATCTTATTCTGAACTCGAAGCAGTTGAGCATATATTTAATGAACTTGATGGAACTGAGGGATTACTTATAGCTTCTAAAATAGCAGATAAAGTTGGTATAACTAGATCAGTTATTGTTAATGCCCTTAGAAAATTCGAAAGTGCTGGAGTTATAGAATCTAGATCTCTTGGAATGAAGGGAACTCATATAAAGATTTTAAATGATAAATTGTTAGAGGGTTTACAGAAAATAAAATAA
- the frr gene encoding ribosome recycling factor has protein sequence MVNDIIKELEEKMKKTISSLKKELASMKAGRATPAMLDRIEVDYYGTMTPLNQLANISVPESRILMIQPWDKSAMKSIEKAILVSDLGLNPSNDGTSMRLVIPELTEETRKNLVKNIKKAGEDSKVALRSIRRDANDKVKNLKKDNSITEDEVKSSENDIQKKTDAYVKEVDNVVDAKEKEIMSI, from the coding sequence ATGGTAAATGATATAATTAAAGAATTAGAAGAAAAAATGAAAAAAACCATTTCATCCTTAAAAAAAGAATTGGCATCTATGAAAGCTGGCAGAGCTACTCCAGCTATGCTTGATAGAATTGAAGTTGATTATTATGGAACTATGACTCCATTAAATCAGTTAGCTAACATATCAGTGCCTGAATCAAGAATACTTATGATTCAACCTTGGGATAAATCAGCTATGAAAAGTATTGAAAAAGCAATATTAGTTTCTGATTTGGGTTTAAATCCATCTAATGACGGTACATCAATGAGACTTGTTATTCCTGAACTTACAGAGGAAACAAGAAAAAATCTAGTGAAAAATATAAAAAAAGCTGGAGAAGATAGTAAAGTAGCTCTAAGATCTATTCGTAGGGATGCAAATGATAAAGTAAAGAACTTAAAAAAAGACAATTCTATAACTGAAGATGAAGTTAAAAGTTCAGAAAATGATATTCAGAAAAAAACAGATGCTTATGTTAAAGAAGTAGATAATGTAGTTGACGCAAAAGAAAAAGAAATCATGTCTATATAG
- the tsf gene encoding translation elongation factor Ts — translation MISASAVKELRERTGAGMMACKKALSEANGDSEKAVEILREKGLAAAAKKAGRVASEGLVVAYVNEDGKSGAIAEVNCETDFVSANEDFKALAENIVKLAAKSSANTVEELLEETYVDGSAKLKDVITALIAKLGENINLRRFTKFANESGVIKNYIHGDGRIGVLVNLNADKVSEEVNTLAKDICMQIAAANPLYLDESSVDHEALNKEREIYKVQALNEGKPEKIVEKMVEGRIKKYLKEVCLLDQLWVRDSDLTISKLIDKKSKELGAALSIASFVRFERGEGIEKKEENFAEEVQKQMQQSK, via the coding sequence ATGATTTCTGCAAGTGCAGTTAAAGAGTTAAGAGAAAGAACTGGAGCCGGAATGATGGCTTGTAAAAAAGCATTAAGTGAGGCTAATGGAGATTCTGAGAAGGCAGTAGAAATACTAAGAGAAAAAGGATTAGCAGCAGCTGCTAAAAAAGCAGGTAGAGTAGCGTCAGAAGGATTAGTTGTTGCTTATGTAAATGAAGATGGAAAAAGCGGTGCTATCGCTGAAGTAAATTGTGAAACAGATTTTGTTTCAGCAAATGAAGATTTCAAAGCTTTAGCAGAAAATATCGTTAAATTAGCAGCAAAAAGTAGTGCAAATACTGTAGAAGAGTTATTAGAAGAAACTTATGTAGATGGAAGTGCTAAATTAAAAGATGTTATCACTGCGTTAATAGCTAAATTAGGTGAAAACATAAATTTAAGAAGATTTACTAAGTTTGCAAATGAAAGTGGAGTAATAAAGAACTACATCCATGGTGATGGAAGAATAGGAGTTCTTGTTAACCTAAATGCTGATAAAGTTTCAGAAGAAGTTAATACGTTAGCTAAAGACATTTGTATGCAAATTGCTGCAGCAAATCCATTATACTTAGATGAAAGTTCTGTTGATCATGAAGCATTGAACAAAGAAAGAGAAATCTATAAAGTTCAAGCATTAAATGAAGGAAAACCAGAAAAAATCGTTGAAAAAATGGTTGAAGGCAGAATAAAAAAATACTTAAAAGAAGTATGTTTACTTGATCAATTATGGGTTAGAGATTCTGACTTAACAATTTCAAAGTTAATAGACAAAAAGTCAAAAGAATTAGGTGCTGCCCTTTCAATAGCTAGTTTCGTAAGATTCGAAAGAGGCGAAGGAATCGAAAAGAAAGAAGAAAATTTTGCTGAAGAAGTACAAAAACAAATGCAGCAGAGTAAATAA
- the pyrH gene encoding UMP kinase yields MQSIKYKRVMLKISGEALAGTNGYGIDFEVANRIAKEIKEIVDLGIEVGAVVGGGNIWRGRNGKGMDRTTADYMGMLATCINALALQDSLENMDVDTRVQTAIEMKQVAEPFIRRRAMRHLEKGRVVIFAGGTGNPYFSTDTTAALRAAEIEADVILLAKKVDGVYDKDPHKYDDAIKFDNLNYMEVLEKNLQVMDSTATSLCMDNNIPIIVFGLDVSGNIRKAVLGEKIGTIVSK; encoded by the coding sequence ATGCAATCAATAAAATATAAAAGAGTAATGTTAAAAATTTCAGGTGAAGCATTAGCGGGAACTAATGGCTACGGTATTGATTTTGAAGTAGCAAATAGAATTGCTAAAGAAATTAAAGAAATTGTTGATTTAGGAATAGAAGTTGGAGCCGTTGTAGGCGGTGGAAATATATGGCGTGGAAGAAACGGTAAAGGAATGGACAGAACTACTGCAGACTATATGGGAATGCTTGCAACATGTATAAATGCTCTAGCTCTTCAAGATTCACTTGAAAACATGGATGTGGATACTAGAGTCCAAACCGCTATAGAAATGAAGCAAGTAGCAGAACCTTTTATCAGAAGAAGAGCAATGAGACATCTTGAAAAAGGAAGAGTTGTTATATTTGCAGGTGGAACAGGTAATCCTTATTTTTCTACTGATACTACGGCTGCATTAAGGGCTGCTGAAATAGAAGCTGATGTAATACTTCTTGCTAAAAAAGTAGATGGAGTTTACGATAAAGATCCACATAAATACGACGATGCTATTAAGTTCGATAATTTAAATTATATGGAAGTTCTTGAAAAGAATCTTCAAGTTATGGATTCAACAGCTACTTCCTTATGCATGGATAACAATATACCAATAATAGTATTTGGACTTGATGTTTCTGGAAACATAAGAAAAGCAGTTTTAGGTGAAAAAATAGGTACTATTGTATCAAAATAG
- the topA gene encoding type I DNA topoisomerase, whose amino-acid sequence MGHKLVIVESPAKAKTIGKYLGKNYIVEASMGHVRDLPKSTLGVDIDDNYNPKYITIRGKGELLDKLKKAAKKCDKVYLATDPDREGEAISWHLSKVLKIDENEKCRIEFNEITKNAIKSAIKTPREINVNLVDAQQARRVLDRLVGYKISPILWRKVKWGLSAGRVQSVALKMICNKEKLINDFKPEEYWSIDASVYKDSKKDKFTIKLTSFKGKKLKIGNKEENEQIISAIKKNKFKVENVKEGTKNKNTLPPFTTSTLQQDANKKLNFSTKKTMSVAQQLYEGVDVKGHGTIGLITYMRTDSVRISKEAQDAAADFITKEYGKEYLPANPKQYKSKKNIQDAHEAIRPTYIELTPSMVKASLKDDQFKLYNLIWSRFMASQMANCILNTLSIEITNGDYTFRASGSNIKFEGFMKIYKYNIEEEEDNEKIPVLQKGDLLNVDNVDGKQHFTQPPARFTEASLVKTLEENGIGRPSTYAPIISTLIDRKYVKKEKKAIYLTELGSIVDNILSDYFKQIIDVEFTADMENKLDNVEEGKENWKEIVDEYFKPLKEAIEIAEKEVAKITIEDEVTDIKCDKCGRNMVIKHGRFGDFLACPGYPDCKNTKPIVEKLEVKCPKCGGDVIIRRSKKGRKFFGCSNYPKCDFVSWFEPVEDKCPECGSFMVKKSSKSKGDYLQCSNTECKYEKTNPTPDKK is encoded by the coding sequence ATGGGACATAAACTAGTAATAGTGGAATCTCCAGCTAAAGCCAAGACTATAGGTAAATATCTGGGGAAAAATTACATTGTGGAAGCATCAATGGGGCACGTTAGAGATCTTCCTAAAAGTACTTTAGGAGTAGATATAGATGATAATTATAATCCTAAATATATAACAATTAGAGGAAAGGGTGAGCTTTTAGATAAACTAAAAAAAGCAGCTAAAAAATGCGATAAAGTATATCTTGCTACTGACCCTGATAGGGAAGGCGAAGCTATTTCTTGGCATCTTTCAAAGGTCCTTAAAATAGATGAAAATGAAAAGTGTAGAATAGAATTCAATGAAATAACTAAAAATGCTATAAAAAGTGCCATAAAAACTCCAAGAGAAATAAATGTTAATCTTGTAGATGCTCAACAAGCAAGAAGGGTTTTAGATAGATTAGTTGGCTATAAAATAAGTCCAATTCTATGGCGAAAAGTAAAGTGGGGATTAAGTGCCGGTAGAGTTCAATCTGTTGCGCTTAAAATGATATGCAATAAAGAAAAACTTATAAATGATTTTAAACCTGAAGAGTATTGGAGTATAGATGCTTCAGTATATAAAGATTCTAAGAAGGATAAATTTACAATAAAATTAACTTCATTTAAAGGTAAAAAGTTAAAAATAGGCAATAAGGAAGAAAATGAACAAATAATAAGTGCTATAAAGAAAAATAAATTTAAAGTTGAAAATGTAAAGGAAGGTACAAAGAATAAAAATACTTTGCCACCATTTACAACAAGTACACTTCAACAAGATGCAAATAAAAAACTAAATTTTTCAACTAAAAAGACAATGTCAGTAGCTCAACAATTGTATGAAGGAGTAGATGTTAAAGGACATGGTACAATAGGTCTTATTACGTACATGAGAACTGATTCTGTTAGGATTTCAAAAGAAGCACAAGATGCTGCTGCTGATTTCATAACTAAAGAATATGGTAAGGAATACTTGCCAGCAAACCCAAAACAATATAAAAGTAAAAAAAATATTCAAGATGCTCATGAAGCAATCAGACCAACATATATAGAGCTTACTCCAAGTATGGTTAAAGCCAGCCTAAAGGATGATCAATTTAAACTATACAATTTAATATGGTCAAGATTTATGGCAAGCCAAATGGCAAATTGCATTTTAAACACCCTTTCTATTGAAATAACAAATGGTGACTATACTTTTAGAGCTTCTGGAAGTAATATTAAATTTGAAGGTTTTATGAAAATATACAAATATAATATTGAAGAAGAAGAAGATAACGAAAAGATACCTGTATTACAAAAGGGGGACTTATTAAATGTAGATAATGTTGATGGTAAACAGCATTTTACTCAGCCACCAGCAAGATTTACTGAAGCATCCTTAGTAAAAACATTAGAGGAAAATGGAATAGGAAGACCTAGTACGTATGCTCCTATAATTTCAACACTTATTGACAGAAAGTATGTTAAAAAGGAAAAGAAAGCTATATATTTGACTGAGTTGGGAAGTATAGTTGATAATATATTGAGTGATTATTTTAAACAAATTATAGACGTTGAATTTACTGCTGATATGGAAAATAAACTAGACAACGTTGAAGAAGGCAAAGAAAATTGGAAAGAAATAGTTGATGAGTACTTTAAACCGCTAAAAGAGGCAATTGAAATTGCCGAAAAAGAAGTGGCTAAAATAACCATTGAAGATGAAGTCACAGATATAAAATGTGATAAATGCGGAAGAAATATGGTTATTAAACACGGTAGGTTTGGGGACTTTTTGGCATGTCCAGGGTATCCTGATTGCAAAAATACAAAACCTATTGTAGAAAAATTAGAAGTAAAATGTCCTAAATGTGGTGGAGATGTAATTATACGAAGAAGCAAAAAGGGAAGAAAATTTTTTGGTTGTAGTAACTATCCAAAGTGTGACTTTGTAAGCTGGTTTGAACCGGTAGAGGATAAATGTCCTGAATGTGGAAGCTTTATGGTTAAAAAATCAAGTAAATCTAAGGGTGATTATTTACAATGTTCTAATACAGAATGTAAATATGAAAAGACAAATCCTACCCCAGATAAAAAATAA
- the fsa gene encoding fructose-6-phosphate aldolase: protein MKFFLDTANVNYIKEAYEMGVISGVTTNPSLIAKEGRDFNEVIKEITDIVDGPISGEVISEASKEMIEEGLNIAKIHKNMVVKIPMTSEGLKATKVLADEGIKTNVTLIFSAAQALLAANAGATYVSPFIGRMDDISMSGMDLVRDIAEIFGVHKIQTKIIAASVRNPIHVIDSAKAGAHIATVPYSLITQMIKHPLTEEGLKKFKNDWSEAFGK, encoded by the coding sequence ATGAAATTTTTCTTAGATACAGCCAATGTAAATTATATTAAAGAAGCATATGAAATGGGAGTAATAAGTGGGGTAACAACTAATCCATCCCTAATAGCAAAAGAGGGAAGAGATTTTAATGAAGTTATAAAAGAAATAACAGATATAGTAGATGGACCTATAAGTGGTGAGGTTATAAGTGAAGCTTCAAAAGAAATGATTGAAGAAGGGCTAAATATAGCTAAAATCCATAAAAATATGGTGGTAAAAATTCCTATGACAAGTGAAGGCCTTAAAGCAACTAAGGTTTTAGCAGATGAAGGTATAAAGACTAATGTAACCTTAATATTTTCAGCAGCTCAAGCACTTCTTGCTGCAAATGCAGGTGCTACCTATGTAAGCCCGTTTATTGGTAGAATGGATGATATTTCAATGAGTGGAATGGATTTAGTACGTGATATAGCAGAAATTTTTGGAGTTCATAAAATACAAACAAAAATAATAGCTGCAAGTGTACGAAACCCAATACATGTTATAGATTCAGCGAAGGCGGGAGCACATATAGCAACGGTTCCATATTCATTAATTACTCAGATGATAAAACATCCTTTAACAGAGGAAGGTCTGAAAAAATTCAAAAATGATTGGTCTGAAGCATTTGGAAAATAA
- the dprA gene encoding DNA-processing protein DprA, translating into MYDNDLWFTILELPYKQKLELLKIYKNSDEILYNFKNSDIIKKYKFDMEKINYIKDMMSKEEIEIVFFNDENYPNILKNYDDMPYGLFYKGNIKKLNELTYTVAMVGSRKCTQYGKDVTEIISRDLSLNGIGIISGMARGVDTYAHKTCVENKGYTCAVLGCGANVIYPKENKDLYCQIIRKGCIISQYKPNTKPMPYNFPVRNKIISGLSNLILVTEADVKSGSLITATAALEQGKDVGAVPGSVFSKMSRGTNKLIEDGAHVIKNADDVYGILNFKKINFKKIHNNSSYDLMSENQRKVYNIISDKPVHVDDIKQVLNIDIQELYELLFEMQLKNKILCLSGSYYVRVNSYL; encoded by the coding sequence ATGTACGATAATGATTTGTGGTTTACAATATTGGAGTTGCCTTATAAACAAAAATTAGAACTTCTGAAAATCTATAAAAACTCAGATGAAATTTTATATAATTTTAAGAATTCAGATATAATTAAAAAGTATAAATTTGATATGGAAAAGATAAATTATATAAAGGATATGATGTCAAAAGAAGAAATAGAAATAGTTTTTTTTAATGATGAAAACTATCCTAATATACTAAAGAACTATGATGATATGCCTTACGGGTTATTTTATAAAGGGAATATTAAAAAATTGAATGAGCTTACATATACTGTTGCTATGGTTGGTTCAAGAAAATGTACACAATATGGAAAAGATGTTACTGAGATAATTTCTCGTGATTTATCCTTAAATGGAATTGGAATTATAAGTGGTATGGCACGGGGAGTTGATACATACGCTCATAAAACATGTGTAGAAAATAAAGGATATACTTGTGCTGTTCTTGGTTGTGGAGCAAATGTTATTTATCCGAAAGAAAATAAAGATTTATATTGCCAAATTATTAGAAAAGGGTGTATAATTTCTCAATATAAACCAAATACAAAACCTATGCCATATAATTTCCCAGTTAGAAATAAAATTATAAGTGGACTAAGTAACTTGATTTTAGTTACTGAAGCAGATGTTAAAAGTGGTTCATTAATAACAGCAACAGCAGCGTTAGAACAAGGGAAGGATGTTGGGGCTGTTCCAGGATCTGTTTTCTCTAAAATGAGTAGGGGAACTAATAAACTCATTGAGGATGGTGCACATGTAATAAAGAATGCTGATGATGTATATGGAATTCTAAATTTTAAAAAAATTAATTTTAAAAAAATTCACAATAATTCATCATATGACTTAATGTCTGAAAATCAAAGGAAAGTCTACAATATTATTAGTGATAAGCCTGTTCATGTTGATGATATAAAACAAGTTCTTAATATTGACATTCAGGAACTTTATGAGTTATTATTTGAAATGCAGTTGAAAAATAAAATATTATGCTTAAGTGGAAGTTATTATGTAAGAGTAAATAGCTATTTGTAA